A region from the Lolium perenne isolate Kyuss_39 chromosome 4, Kyuss_2.0, whole genome shotgun sequence genome encodes:
- the LOC127292056 gene encoding uncharacterized protein has translation MAVMDMAFKALTAGLGVTTLYLAATFSVNVYRGLAWHSEQSKLEKEKLED, from the exons atggcggtgatggacATGGCGTTCAAGGCGCTCACGGCGGGGCTGGGCGTCACCACGCTCTACCTGGCCGCCACCTTCTCCGTCAACGTCTACCGCGGCCTCGCCTGGCACTCCGAGCAGTCC AAGTTAGAAAAGGAGAAATTAGAAGACTAA